TCATGCCGTGCGGCAGGATCGTTGCGCCGCCTCCGGCGTCGCGCACCGTCAGGTGTTGCGGGTCTTCGTGGCGCCATTCCAGGCTCGCCTTGTCGCCGAACACCCGGATCCGCAGCCCGTGCTCGTGACCGGTGGCGGCCATGGTCGCCCACACCGTCGCGGGTGCACCGTTGGCCAGCGTCAAGCGCACGGTCGCGTTGTCGAACACCTGCCGGCCCGGCACGAGCGTGCTGAGTTCGGCCGAGACCCGGATCGGCTCCAGACCGGTGATGTAGCGCAGCAAATGAAACGCGTGGGTGCCGACGTCTGCGACGGCGGTTGCGACGCCGCCGCGTGCCGGGTCCATCCGCCACTGGTCGACGTCGGCCGCCGCCCAGCCGGACGCATGCTCCGCAGCGACGAACCGTATTCTGCCGAGCTCGCCGTTGCGCACCATTCTGGCCGCGTGCCTGACCATCGGATACGCCGAATAGATGTGCGGGACAGCAAGAATCACGTTGTTGGCGGCCGCGGTCGCGACGAGCTGCTCGGCCGTGGCCGAATCGTTGGTCAGCGGCTTCTCACACACGACCGCGATGCCGGCCTCGAGGAACGCGGTGGTGATGTCGAAGTGGCTGTCGTTGGGGGTGACGACAGCGACCACGTCGAGGCGCCCGGCTTCTTGTTCGGCCATCTGCCGGTAATCTTCGTACACACGCTCGACATTCAGTGTTTCGGCAAACTCCTCCGACGCTGCCTGGTCTCTGCCGAAAATTCCTGCCGTCAGCACGTATTGGTTGTCCAGCCACATCGCGTGGCGGTGGGCCGCGCCGATCATCGCGCCCGGCCCGCCGCCGACCATGCCCGCATTGAGTCGCATCCCTCCATCTTCCGCGTGCGAGCGCCGGGCGTGCGCTATCTACGCCGGGCAGATGGCCAACGTGTCGGATCTCGCGCGCCGGCGCGGAGTACTTCCTGGTCGGGCCCGCGCTTCTTCCTCGCCCGCCCCGATCTGGTCAACGCGGGGCGTACCTTGTTTGGCGCCAAGCCCCCCAAGGGCCAAGAGTTCGACGACCATTACTTCGGCGCCGTGCCCGAGCGGGTGCTCGGCTTCATGATGGACATCGAGCGAGAGCTGTGCAAGCTCGGCATCCCGGCCAAGACTCGGCACAACGAGGTGGCGCTCGGCCAATTCGAGGTCGCGCCGATGTTCGAGCGAGCCAATCTCGCCTCCGATCACCAGCAACTGCTGATGACCACCTTCAAGACGATCGCCAAGAAACGCGGCATGGAATGCCTGTTCCACGAGAAGCCGGTCATCCGAGCGGTGCACAAATATGCACCGTTGCTCCGGATCTCGGTGGCTTCGGCGACCAACGACCATCGACTCGGCGCGAATGACGCTCCGCCCGCGATCATCTCGATCTTCCTCGGCGATCAACTCGCCGATGTCTTCGAGCAGATCGCCAAGGATCGGCACATCGTCGAAGGGCAGCGCGGTGGTGTTCAACGGCGACGGCTAGTCGGAGAAATGGCAGATCGAAGCCGCCGAGCGCGGTCTGCCCGCGACGTTCTGCTGCCCGCCATGAACGCGGTGCGTACCGCCGCGGACACGTTGAAAGGCATTGTGGCGGAGGATTGTTGGCCGCCGCGGACCTATCAGGAGATGCTCTACATCCTCTGAAGCGACATCGCGGATCACGTGACCAGCCTCAGGTGTTCTTGGCGATCCAATCCGACGTGAAGCGCTCGATGACAGCAAACTGATGGGCGAGCGAGCGGCCCATGATGTTCTCGAACTTGCCGCCGACCAATGGCACTTTGAATTCCACGGTCGCTTCGCATTTCAGGCGCGAACCGTTACGCGCCGGCGCCAGCAAGGCCATTCCGACGCCGGACCCCGGCGCCCCGTGTGCGGCGATGTCAACTTCTCCGCGCATGATGCCGTCGCAGATCGGACTCCACGTCTCGGTCTGCAGGACTCGCCAACTGTGTGGGAAGAACTTCGCGACCAGCGCAGGCAGCCCTTCGTCGCGCACTTCGTGAACGATGACGACGGTCACGGAGCCGTCGTCGACGGTCAGCGAGTCCAGCCTGCCCAAGCCGCCGAATGCCGCCAGCCGCGCCACCCAGTAACCCTCCGCTGAGAACGCCGCATGAATCTGTTCGACGCTGGCCGAGGAGTCGATCGAGAATTCGACTGACCGTGGCACACCAAGGAGGCTAGCCGCGAGTGCTGCATCGAACAGAGTAATTGACGCCTGCGTCCGCGAAACTCTTTGCCCACGAGACTTTTTCGGGAGCAAAGAGCTATGTGATGGTTTACCTCTCCGTCAATTGAGAGTTAGTCTGATCGGCAAAGAAGCACGTCTCACTGGATTGAGCCCGGAAAGGGCGGCAGGCCGCGCTCTGGTGAACCGTTCCCGGGTACCAGGTACCGGGCTTCTCGTCGCAACCTTGAGGCGAGGTGAACCGACGTGGGGGACAGAATCGGGCGCTTGGTCCCGCTCAGCGGTGAGGGCGGCCCGATTTGCTAAAGCGTTGGCCGACAAGGTTGCCGCGGACGGGCATGACGGGCACAGCCACAGCGGGCCGTGTTTTCCAGCGGCTGGGCGAGTTCATCGTGTGGAAGCCGTGGATCGTGGTCGCCTGCTGGATTGCGCTGGCCCTCGTTCTGCCAACGATGTTTCCGAGCTTGGCATCGGTCGTACAGAAGCAGCCCGCCTCTCCGTTACCCGCCGGCGCCCCGGCGATGGTCGCCACGGAGCAGATGGCCAAGGCGTTCCCCGATTCCGGTTCGGAAGACAACGTGCTGCTGTTGCTCTTGACCAACGAACGCGGGTTGAGCGCGTCTGACGAACAGATCTACCGAACGTTGGTCGACCGCCTCCATCGGGACATCAACGACGTCGTCATGTTGCAGGACTTCGTTAGCACACCTGCGTTGCGCGAAACACTCACCAGCCGGGACGGAAAAGCTTGGATCCTGCCGGTTGGCCTCGCAGGTACCTGGGGTTCCGCGGCGTCCGACGCCGCGTACAAACGGGTTACCGGCATCGTCGAGAACACCGTCGCCGGCACGACGCTTACGGCGAACCGGACCGGAACAGCGGCCACCGTCGCTGACTACATCGACGTCAGTGCTCGAGATCAAGGCCGGATCGAAGCTGCGATCATGACTCTGTTGCTGGTGATCCTGCTGATCATCTACCGCAACCCGATCACGATGTTGTTGCCGTTGGTCACCATCGGCTTCTCGCTCGCGATCGCAGGGCCGGTCCTGGCCGGGGTCTCCCAACTGGGCCTGGCGGTTTCGAGTCAGACGATCGTCTTTCTCACGGGAATGGTCGCCGGTGCCGGAACGGATTACGCCGTCTTTCTCATCAGCCGGTACCACGACTTCTTGCGCCACGGCGCGGACTCGGACCAAGCGGTGAAGAGCGCGTTGAGCTCCATCGGAAAGGTGATCGCCGCTTCGGCTGCCACGGTCGGCCTCACGTTCCTTGGGATGAGCTTCACCCGATTGGAATTGTTTGCAACGACCGGTCCCGCGTTGGCGATCGGGATCGCCCTCGCGTTCGTTGCTGCGGTGACCCTGCTGCCAGCCATCGTCGTCCTGACCGGTCGCCGAGGCTGGATCAGACCACGGCGTGAACTCACCACCCGTTTCTGGCGGAGGTCTGGCATTCGAATTGTCCGCCGCCCCGCGGCCAATCTTGTCGCGAGCTTGATCGTGTTGATCGTCTTGGCCGGTTGCCTGGGTGTGGTGCGCTACAACTACGACGACCGCAGGGCGCTGCCGAATTCCGTCGAAAGCTCAATCGGCTATGCCGCGATGGATCGACATTTCCCGTTGAGTTCGATGATTCCCCAGTACCTGTTGATTCAGTCACCGCACGATTTGCTGACTCCAAAAGCGCTCGCCGACATGGAACAAATGGCACAGCGGGTAAGCCAGCTCCCCGCTATGGCGGCGGTCCGCGGTATCACTCGACCCAACGGAGTGCCGCTGGAAGAAGCCAGCACGACGCATCAGGCCGGCGAAGTGGGAAAGCGACTCGACGACGCGTCGGTGCTGATCAAGGATCGCGGCGCCGACTTGGACCGATTAGCCTCTGGCTCAAACCAATTGGCCGACGGCATAACCGTCCTTCGGGACCAGTTAACCAAGCTGATGTCCGGCGTCAGCGGTCTGATCGATGCTCTCAAGTCGGTCGAGAGCCAGTTCGGCGGGAGCACGACGTTCGGACAGATGGGTGACTCCGGCCGCCTGATCGGCGGAATGCGCTCCCTCGGTGACACGCTTCAAGTGACCTTCGGCAATATGGCCACCAATCTGGAGTGGGTTGATCCGGTAGTGGTCGCACTCGACGGCAGCCCATACTGCGACGGCGACCCCCTCTGTGTCGGTGCGCGCGACCAGTTCCGGCAGATTCAAACCGCCAAAAACGATGGGACCATCCAAAAGCTCGCCGGGCAGTTGCAGTCGACTGGACCGCTTTCCAATCTGTCGCAGATGGTCTCGAAGTTGACCTCATTGATGAACTCGCTCACCGGTCCGATGGGCTCGGTCGGAATGGCCGGCGGCAGCGGCTCGTCTCAACCCGGCGACATGCAACAAGGCCTTGATTCACTTGCCGATGGAGGGCGGCAGGTGGCTGACGGTGTGCAGGAACTCGTTAACCAAACCAAACGGATGGGCGCAGATCTCACCGAGGCGTCAAAGTTCCTGCTGGCAATGAAGAATGATGCCGCGACGCCATCGATGGCGGGGTTCTATATTCCGCCGCAAGTGTTGACGTCGGACGATTTCAAGAAGGCGGCCACGTTCTTTGTGTCGGCTGATGGGCATGTGGCGAGGTATTTGGTACAGACGGAACTGAGTCCCTTCAGCACCGCAGCAATGGATCAAGTCAATGCGGTCATCAATACCGCTCGTGGAGCTCAGGTGAACACCGCGCTGGCGGATGCGAAGATATCGATGACGGGATACACGGCGACCCTCCGAGACGCGCGGGACTACTACAACCACGACATTCGATTCATCGTCCTCTTGACCGTGATTGTCGTGCTCTTCATCCTGATTGCTCTGCTGCGTGCGATCGTCGCGCCGCTTTACCTCATCGCTTCGGTGGTCATTTCCTATTTGGCGGCGCTCGGTATGGGCGTCGTCGTGTTCCAATTCGTCCTTGGCCAGGAATTGCACTGGAGCGTGCCCGGGCTTGCCTTCATCATCTTGGTCGCAATGGGCGCGGACTACAACATGCTGCTCATCTCCCGCATCCGCGACGAGTCGCCGCGGGGCATACGATTCGGCGTCATCCGCACCGTCGGCTCGACCGGCGGTGTGATCACTGCGGCTGGGCTCATCTTCGCAGCCTCCATGTTCGGTCTGCTGTTCTCCAGCATCAGCACCAACATCCAAGCGGGCTTTGTGGTTGGCATAGGAATTCTGTTGGACACCTTTCTAGTACGTACAGTGACGGTCCCGGCGATGGCTGTTCTGGTAGGTCGTGCGAACTGGTGGCCGTCGCAATGGCGACCGCGGTTGCCGGAGCGGGTCAGCTCACCCGAACGACGTACAGCAGGTGTGCCAGATGGATGACAACACCTGGGATCTCCTTTGCTATTTGTCAAAACCTCGGTCCGACATTGTTCGTGAGCAGTACCGTTTGGAACCGTTCCATCTAACTCGACTAGATGCCTTGGAGAACCAATGAGCATCAACCCGTTCGACGACGAGAGTGCCAACTTCCTCGTTTTGGTCAACGACGAAGAGCAACACAGCCTGTGGCCAACGTTTTCCGATGTTCCGGACGGCTGGCGGGTGGTTTACGGCGAAGCGGACCGCGCGTCGTGTCTGGACTACATCGAAAAGAACTGGCCCGACATCAGACCGAAGAGTCTGCGCGACAGGATTGCTGAGCGTGAGGCCGAGAGATAGCCGGATGTCGGCGTCCGGCTGGTGAGAACAACTCAAGAGCGGTGAGGAGAGCCGACTGGATTGGGGGGCGGTCGGATGGAACTTGGTCGCCAGGCACTTGAGCGGTCGCGACGACCACTGAAGATGCGGCTTGCCCATGAATCCGTTCCCTTCGCAACGGACTACCGGTCCCGAGCAAACATGTTGATTCAGAACACTTTTCAACGGCAAGAACCCACCCTTACAGAACCTCCGAACTAGAAGAGGGTGACGGGCAGTGCATGAACCACGAGAAACCTCTGTCGCCGTGATCGGCGTGGCCTGTCAGCTTCCGGGCGGCATCAACTCTCCAGAACGGTTGTGGGATGCCCTGCTGCGCGGTGACGACCTGGTCACCGAGATTCCGGCCGACCGATGGAACGCCGACGAATACTACGATCCCCAGCCGGGGGTGCCGGGTCGGTCGGTATCGAAGTGGGGCGGGTTCCTCGATGACGTCGCCGGCTTCGACTTCGAGTTCTTCGGGATCAACGAGCGCGAGGCCATCGCCGTCGACCCCCAACATCGCCTGCTCCTGGAAACCTCTTGGGAGGCTGTGGAACACGCCGGTATCACGCGGAAAACAATGACCGACTCGTTGACGGGTGTGTTCGTGGGGCTGACGCATGGCGATTACCAGCTGCTGGCCGCAGACGCGCACGCTGTGGAAGGGCCCTATGGCTTCACCGGCAGCAGTTTCAGTCTGGCGTCCGGCCGGATCGCTTACGCCCTAGGGCTTCACGGCCCTGCCGTCACAGTGGACACCGCATGTTCGTCTGGTCTGACCGCAGTCCACTTGGCGTGCCGCAGTTTGATCGACGGTGAAAGCGACCTTGGCCTGGCCGGCGGGGCCTCTGTCATCCTGGACCCACGCAAGTTCGTCGCTGGCTCGGCGGAGGGCATGCTGTCTCCGACCGGACGATGCCATGCGTTCGATGTCGGCGCGGATGGGTTCGTGTGCTCCGAAGGCTGCGTCGTGGTGCTGCTCAAACGTGTGGCCGACGCGCTGAACGACGGCGATCGGATCCTGGCCGTCATTCGCGGCACGGCCGCCAACCAAGACGGCCATACCGTCAACATCGCCACACCATCGGTGACAGCGCAGACGGCCGTCTATCGGGCGGCGTTGACGGCTGCGGGCGTCGACGCAGGCACCATCGGTATGGTCGAGGCACACGGCCCCGGCACCGCGGTCGGCGACCCAATCGAGTACACCAGCCTGTCCAACATCTACGGCATCGAAAACCCCTGTGCACTAGGCACACTCAAAACCAATTTCGGGCATGCGCAGTCAGCCGCCGGAACGCTGGGGCTGCTGAAGACGATCCTGGCCCTGCAGCACGGTGTGATCCCTCCGAACCTGCACTTCACCCGGTTGCCGGACGATTTGGCCCGAATCTCTACGAAGCTCTTTGTGCCACAGACAATCACGCCATGGCCTGTTGGTAGTCGTCCGCGCCGCGCGGCCGCGTCCTCGTACGGGCTCTCCGGCACCAACGTGCATGCGATCCTGGAACAAGCTCCTGAAGTGGCCGTGCCCGAGACCATCCCACCCGAAACCGGCATGGGGCAGCGTTGGCTGTTCCCGCTGTCGTCCACTTCAGCTGAGGGGCTGCGTTGTACCACCGGCAGTCTGGCCGACTGGCTCACTGCACACGACGACGTGTCGTTGCCGGATCTGGGCTACACCCTGTCCCGTCGGCGGACCCACCGTCCAGTGCGGACGGCCGTCCTGGCCGGCGCCCGGTCGGAACTCCTCGCGACCTTACGAGAAGTCGCCGCTGGCGACACGCCCTTTCAGGCCGCGGTGGGCCAAGACGACCGTGGACCGGTCTGGGTGTTCTCCGGTCAGGGCTCGCAGTGGGCGGGGATGGGCGCTGAACTGCTCGCGACGGAACCGGTTTTCGCGTCAACCGTCGCGCAGGCCGAACCGCTGATCGCCCGCGAGGCGGGATTCTCGGTCACTGAAGCGATGACCGCGAGGAAAACCGTCACCGGTATCGACCGTATCCAACCGACCCTGTTCACCATGCAGGTCGCGTTGGCCGCTGCGATGCGCTCTTACGGGGTGATGCCCGGGGCCGTCGTCGGGCACTCCCTCGGTGAGGTGGCGGCCGCGGTCGTCGCCGGGGCCCTGTCACTGGAGGACGGCGTGCGCGTCATCTGTCGGCGCTCCCGACTGATGTCTCGCATTGCCGGAGCGGGTGCGATGGCGACGGTGGAACTGCCTGCCCAACAGGCGGTTTCGGAACTGGTGAGCCGGGGCGTGACCGATGTTGTGGTGGCGGCTGTGGCGTCACCACAGTCGACCGTGATCGGCGGAGCCACTGAAACGGTACGCAGCCTGGTGGCCTGCTGGGAGCAGCGGGATGTGATGGCCCGTGAGATTGCCGTCGACGTCGCCTCACACTCACCCCAAGTCGATCCGATCCTCGACGACCTGGCCGACCTGCTCGCGGGCCTGGACCCGACGACACCGCGGGTTCCATTCTACTCGGCCACCATGTACGACCCACGTGAGCGGCCGCTGTGCGATGCCGGCTACTGGGTGCACAATCTGCGCCATATGGTGCGGTTCGCACCGGCGGTGCAGGCCGCCCTGGAGGACGGCTACCGGGTATTCGCGGAATTGGCGCCGCACCCACTGCTCAAGCATGCCGTGGAGCAGACCGCGCGCAGCCTCGACATACCGTTGGCGGTGCTGACCGCCATGCGTCGTGACCAACCGCTGCAACAAGGGCTGAGTGGCTTGGCGTCGGATCTGCACAGCGCAGGTGCTGCAATCGATTTCGCGGTTCTCTACCCGAGTGGACGGCTCGTCGACGCGCCGCTGCCTGCCTGGACTCACCAAAAGCTGTTCTTCAGCCGTGGTCGTCAAGACTCCCCGACACATGGAAATTGCACTGTTTCCGTGCATCCGCTGCTCGGTGCACACGTGCGACTGCAAGAGGAACCCGAACGCCACGTCTGGCAAGCCGAGATCGGTACTGCCGCCCAGCCCTGGCTCCTCGACCACAGGATCGGCGAGGTGGCCGTGCTGCCGGCGGCGGCATACTGCGAGATGGGTTTGGCAGCCGCACGCGCGGTGCTTGGCGACGCCGCTGAACTCCGTGATGTCCGCTTCGAGCAGGCGCTGCTTCTCGATGACCAGACGACGATCGGCGCCTCGGCGACGTTGTCAACGTCGGGCGCTCTCGAGTTCGTCGTGGAAACCAGCAGCGGCGACGAGCGCACGCGACAGGCCACCGCAGTCCTGGCCGGAGTACAGCAGGAACCGCGGCCGGCACACGACATTTCACTGTTGCTTGCCGAGCATGCGCACCGCGAAGACGGTGCCGAAGTGCGTGAGCGGCTGGCAAAGCGCGGTGTTCAGTACGGTCCGGCGTTCACCGGACTGTCCGCCGTGTACACCGACGGAGGGACAACCGGCACGGTGCTCGCTGAGGTCGCACTACCGAGTCAAATCCGTTCGCAGCAGGATGCATACGGCGTGCACCCAGCACTGCTCGATGCCTGCTTCCAGTCCGTTGCGGCGCATCCGGAGCTGAGGAATCTAGGTGACGAAGTGATGGCGTTGCCACTGAGCATCGCGCAACTGCGGTACTACGGTGCCGCCCGCAGCGCCCGGTACTGCTACACCCGCATAACCCGGGCCGATAGCTTCGGCGTTGAATCCGACCTCGACCTGTTGGACGAGCACGGCGCAGTCCTGCTCACGGTGCGGCGGCTGCGATTGGGCACCGGAATATCCGAGGACGGCCGCAAGGATCAGGTCCTGGCCAACCGGCTGTTGACGATCGAATGGCGGCAAAGAGAACTGCCCGAACCGGATCAAGCCGAGGCGGGGAACTGGCTACTGATCAGCCTTGCGGACATCGACCCGAGGTCCACGGAATTGATCCAATCCCTGAGTGCATTCGGGGCGCAATGTACAAGCGTTCGGTGGCCACTGAACACCGACGTCGCCGCCAACGCGGAAGCCGTACAAAACCTGCTGTGCACGGGCGGATTCACCGGTGTTGTTGTCCTGACAGCGCCCGACAGCGGTGATGTCGGGAGGCAGTGGCCGGTGGCGGGTCGCGAGTGTGTCGCGCAGTTGTTGCACGTCGCTCGCGAACTGTCGGAGGTACCTGGA
The genomic region above belongs to Mycobacterium sp. 3519A and contains:
- a CDS encoding RND family transporter; protein product: MVACWIALALVLPTMFPSLASVVQKQPASPLPAGAPAMVATEQMAKAFPDSGSEDNVLLLLLTNERGLSASDEQIYRTLVDRLHRDINDVVMLQDFVSTPALRETLTSRDGKAWILPVGLAGTWGSAASDAAYKRVTGIVENTVAGTTLTANRTGTAATVADYIDVSARDQGRIEAAIMTLLLVILLIIYRNPITMLLPLVTIGFSLAIAGPVLAGVSQLGLAVSSQTIVFLTGMVAGAGTDYAVFLISRYHDFLRHGADSDQAVKSALSSIGKVIAASAATVGLTFLGMSFTRLELFATTGPALAIGIALAFVAAVTLLPAIVVLTGRRGWIRPRRELTTRFWRRSGIRIVRRPAANLVASLIVLIVLAGCLGVVRYNYDDRRALPNSVESSIGYAAMDRHFPLSSMIPQYLLIQSPHDLLTPKALADMEQMAQRVSQLPAMAAVRGITRPNGVPLEEASTTHQAGEVGKRLDDASVLIKDRGADLDRLASGSNQLADGITVLRDQLTKLMSGVSGLIDALKSVESQFGGSTTFGQMGDSGRLIGGMRSLGDTLQVTFGNMATNLEWVDPVVVALDGSPYCDGDPLCVGARDQFRQIQTAKNDGTIQKLAGQLQSTGPLSNLSQMVSKLTSLMNSLTGPMGSVGMAGGSGSSQPGDMQQGLDSLADGGRQVADGVQELVNQTKRMGADLTEASKFLLAMKNDAATPSMAGFYIPPQVLTSDDFKKAATFFVSADGHVARYLVQTELSPFSTAAMDQVNAVINTARGAQVNTALADAKISMTGYTATLRDARDYYNHDIRFIVLLTVIVVLFILIALLRAIVAPLYLIASVVISYLAALGMGVVVFQFVLGQELHWSVPGLAFIILVAMGADYNMLLISRIRDESPRGIRFGVIRTVGSTGGVITAAGLIFAASMFGLLFSSISTNIQAGFVVGIGILLDTFLVRTVTVPAMAVLVGRANWWPSQWRPRLPERVSSPERRTAGVPDG
- a CDS encoding MbtH family protein; translated protein: MSINPFDDESANFLVLVNDEEQHSLWPTFSDVPDGWRVVYGEADRASCLDYIEKNWPDIRPKSLRDRIAEREAER
- the pks2 gene encoding type I polyketide synthase, which produces MHEPRETSVAVIGVACQLPGGINSPERLWDALLRGDDLVTEIPADRWNADEYYDPQPGVPGRSVSKWGGFLDDVAGFDFEFFGINEREAIAVDPQHRLLLETSWEAVEHAGITRKTMTDSLTGVFVGLTHGDYQLLAADAHAVEGPYGFTGSSFSLASGRIAYALGLHGPAVTVDTACSSGLTAVHLACRSLIDGESDLGLAGGASVILDPRKFVAGSAEGMLSPTGRCHAFDVGADGFVCSEGCVVVLLKRVADALNDGDRILAVIRGTAANQDGHTVNIATPSVTAQTAVYRAALTAAGVDAGTIGMVEAHGPGTAVGDPIEYTSLSNIYGIENPCALGTLKTNFGHAQSAAGTLGLLKTILALQHGVIPPNLHFTRLPDDLARISTKLFVPQTITPWPVGSRPRRAAASSYGLSGTNVHAILEQAPEVAVPETIPPETGMGQRWLFPLSSTSAEGLRCTTGSLADWLTAHDDVSLPDLGYTLSRRRTHRPVRTAVLAGARSELLATLREVAAGDTPFQAAVGQDDRGPVWVFSGQGSQWAGMGAELLATEPVFASTVAQAEPLIAREAGFSVTEAMTARKTVTGIDRIQPTLFTMQVALAAAMRSYGVMPGAVVGHSLGEVAAAVVAGALSLEDGVRVICRRSRLMSRIAGAGAMATVELPAQQAVSELVSRGVTDVVVAAVASPQSTVIGGATETVRSLVACWEQRDVMAREIAVDVASHSPQVDPILDDLADLLAGLDPTTPRVPFYSATMYDPRERPLCDAGYWVHNLRHMVRFAPAVQAALEDGYRVFAELAPHPLLKHAVEQTARSLDIPLAVLTAMRRDQPLQQGLSGLASDLHSAGAAIDFAVLYPSGRLVDAPLPAWTHQKLFFSRGRQDSPTHGNCTVSVHPLLGAHVRLQEEPERHVWQAEIGTAAQPWLLDHRIGEVAVLPAAAYCEMGLAAARAVLGDAAELRDVRFEQALLLDDQTTIGASATLSTSGALEFVVETSSGDERTRQATAVLAGVQQEPRPAHDISLLLAEHAHREDGAEVRERLAKRGVQYGPAFTGLSAVYTDGGTTGTVLAEVALPSQIRSQQDAYGVHPALLDACFQSVAAHPELRNLGDEVMALPLSIAQLRYYGAARSARYCYTRITRADSFGVESDLDLLDEHGAVLLTVRRLRLGTGISEDGRKDQVLANRLLTIEWRQRELPEPDQAEAGNWLLISLADIDPRSTELIQSLSAFGAQCTSVRWPLNTDVAANAEAVQNLLCTGGFTGVVVLTAPDSGDVGRQWPVAGRECVAQLLHVARELSEVPGSPRLFVITRGARAVLDGEQPNLAQAGLRGLLRVIGTEHPHLRVTQIDIDEATDTDRLIRQLLGGSEEDETAWRSGQWYTARLCRTPLRLEERRTTVVDHQRDGMRLQIDVPGDLETMCLVAAERVSPGQGQIEVSVKASNINFADVLVAFGRYHSFEGRKQPLGTDFAGVVTAVGPGVTDHEVGDRVAGLSGDSCWGTFITCDARLAVTLPGGVSDEHAAAVPTAHATAYYGLHELAGIKAGDRVLIHSATGGVGQAAIGMTRAAGAEIFATAGSEERRQRLHDMGIDHVYDSRSTDFADEIRRHTDGYGVDVVLNSVTGAALRAGLELLAAGGRFVEIGKRDIYGDSRLALFPFRRNLAFYAVDLALLAYSQPDRVRDVLTTVYQLIANGALPLPEITHYRLADTASATRAIGAAQHSGKLVLDIPRTGCSRVVVPPEQVRVFRRDGSYIITGGLGGLGLFLAEKMAAAGCGRIVLSSRSGPTRSTLETIECIRAIGTDVVVECGDIADAGTAQRLVSIATATGLPVRGVLHMAAVVEDATLANVTDELIDRCWAPKVYGAWNLHTATADQPLDWFCSFSSAAALVGSPGQGAYAAANSWLDAFTHWQRSEGVPATAIAWGAWAEIGRAAALAEGADAAIAPDEGAYAFDALLRYDRPYTGYAPLASSPWLTHFAQSSPFAEAFRCVGQDSTGTSRLRAELDELPVDEWPTRLRRLVSEQVSVILRRSVDPDRPLSGYGLDSLGGLELRTRIESETGVRIASADLATISIRSLAEVLCEKLAPLSG
- a CDS encoding DUF2505 domain-containing protein; translation: MPRSVEFSIDSSASVEQIHAAFSAEGYWVARLAAFGGLGRLDSLTVDDGSVTVVIVHEVRDEGLPALVAKFFPHSWRVLQTETWSPICDGIMRGEVDIAAHGAPGSGVGMALLAPARNGSRLKCEATVEFKVPLVGGKFENIMGRSLAHQFAVIERFTSDWIAKNT
- a CDS encoding Gfo/Idh/MocA family protein, encoding MRLNAGMVGGGPGAMIGAAHRHAMWLDNQYVLTAGIFGRDQAASEEFAETLNVERVYEDYRQMAEQEAGRLDVVAVVTPNDSHFDITTAFLEAGIAVVCEKPLTNDSATAEQLVATAAANNVILAVPHIYSAYPMVRHAARMVRNGELGRIRFVAAEHASGWAAADVDQWRMDPARGGVATAVADVGTHAFHLLRYITGLEPIRVSAELSTLVPGRQVFDNATVRLTLANGAPATVWATMAATGHEHGLRIRVFGDKASLEWRHEDPQHLTVRDAGGGATILPHGMSTLSDDAARLTRIGLGHPEGFLEAFANFYSDLADLLRGQPAHDLSIPTGVDGLIGVRFVEATLASNADDAAWVDFDSA